The following is a genomic window from Bacillus sp. BGMRC 2118.
GCTAGTGCTTTTTGATCTTCAGGAAGGAGATACCTGGTATGATGTAAACCCCATGGCTCAAGGATTGTTTGTGCTGCAAATTCATGAAGTGGCATCCCTGCTATCTTTTCAATCACCTTTCCTAACGTGATCATTCCAACATCACTATATAGTGTTTTCTCACCTGGTTTGTTCACCAGCCTGGTGTGTAAGATGTCATTCCATACATCTCTTGTTTGCATCCGGTCCTGAAAAAGAAGATCAGCAGGAAGTCCTGATGTATGCTGCAACAGCTGGTTAATTGTCAGCTCTTTGTGCGGAAATTCCGGTATGATTGAATGAACCGTTGTGTCCAGCTTCAATTCCCTTCTACCTGTTAGAAACAGAACAGATGGAAGCGTTACCATAATTTTAGTGAGTGAAGCTACATCAAAAATAGTATCTTGATAGATTGGGTGTTTCGTATGATGTTTATCTGAAAATGTCCCATATGCTTCAAAGAAAACAGTCTCTCTTTGCTTGGATACATGCAGGACACCTCCAGGTAACTCTCCACTTTCCACTAGATGGTTCAGATACTCCTTACACATTTTTCTTCGAAGCCTCCACAGCCTTTCGCGTTCTCTCTAAGGCCCGAATGTTTTTCGTTTGATTTGCTCTCGTTACCCCGAGGAATAAAATATCGATTACATTAAGTTGTGCAATTCGAGAACTCGTTGCTCCACTACGAACGTTTCGTTCAAGTGATGTCGTATTTAGTCTCACATCTGCTAGAGAAGATATTGGGTTATCACCCGACTTAGTTAGTGTAATAATGCTTGCGCCATTTTCCTTCGCAACCGTTAAAGATTCAACTACATCTTTTGTCTGTCCACTATATGAAATGCCAAATGCCACATCCTGTTTAGTAAGATTGGCAGAGATCGTTACTTGTGTATCACGGTCTAAAGCGGCCTCACACCATCGATTAATACGCGTTAACTTCTGCTTGAAATCCTGCGCAATAACAGCTGATGCACCAATTCCGTACACCGCTACAATACGTGCATTAGAGATGAGAGACACAGCCTTTTCCAGCTCTTCTTCCGATAGGACTAACAACGTATTCTGGATCGATTGAATATTGTTTTGTGAAACAGATTGAATAAAGGACTGAATCGAATCATCACTCGGAATATCCTCATACAACCCATTGGCCGACTCTGATTTAGCCAATTCATACGCAATCTTCAGCTTTAACTCCTGAAATCCTTTACACTTTAACGATTTTGACAACCGAATAATGGTTGCCTCACTTACCTCAGCCTTCTCCGCTAGCTTCTGAATAGATAAATTCACGACCTCATCCGGGTAGCTCAAGATATAGTCAGCCGCCTTTCTTTCAGAGGGCTTTAAGGTATGTAAGCTTTCTTCAACAAAGATAATTTCTCGACTCATATTATTTTCACCATTTTCTGACTTCTTCTTATTTTATTATATAAAACAATATTTCATAACACAATATGTTTTTTGAAACTTTATTTCAACAGCTTGGACAGGTGGACAGGTTCTTTGACCCATTCTAACACTACATAAGCGGTGGATGAAGATAGACTGTCCCTTTAAACCAAAAAACCAAAGGGGATGATCCCTTTGGTTAGCTACCCCATGTAAATTAAAATCCTACCGTTAATTCCTTATAAATGCACTTACCCTCAAAGGTTGTAGGACAGTTCACAGTGAATAAAAAAAGATGAACCCTATTCAATATAGAGAACATCTATTTGCAGCATCACTCTTTTTTATGGCTGTGTCGTTATTAATTTCTGTTTTCGATTGATGTCTTTCCATAAGGATCTGGATAATCATCCTTTGCATGAGTTGTAATTGCTTGAGTAGAAACCAATATACCTACAAGTAGTGCTACTAATAGAATCTTCTTTTTCATACTAACATCCCCCTTTGTTCTGGTAACAGCTTTCTTAGTAAAAGATATGCATTTTTATATTGTCTTGAGTTCTCATAATAGGAAGTAAGCAAATTTATATAATGAGAAAATGTATAGTACTCCTTCCGTTTCTCAAAAAACGGAATGGCTACTTGGAGCATATACTCTTCAAACTCTACCGTGTCAATTTGACGGCGTAATTTAAAGGCTAGCACCTTAAACATAATTTGATATTCATCATCTTCGAGACTTTGAGCATACTTTTCCCCAATCTCAAAGTACTCAAGAGCTTTCTCAAGCTGATGTGTCTTTTCGTATTCACTTGCTAGAACATAGACAGTAATTAATTGAGTAGCAGGATCTTTTCTAAATTCCAAACTCTTCAAATAGTATTCTATTGCCTGTATAGAATCCCCCTCTTCGGAAAAAACCAAGCCCAAGTTATGATAAATTTTGGCCTTCAAGCGCTCTGCCTTTTTCCCTGCTAGGTGATTAAGAATACTTGTATAGTTTTCTTTTGCCTGTGTATATTCTTTTAACTTTCGATGGTTAATTCCAAGTAAAAGATTACAGTTTGTCACCTTATCGTAATCCATTTTCACCAGGAAGATATCCAGTGCCTTTTTTAAATAGTAGATAGAGGTCCCAACATTTTCAATCTGACTATAAGCTAACGCTAAGTGATAATATACCTCCCCCAGGTCATGGTTGGGTGTATACTTCTCCGCTTTCTTATAAGCTTCAATTGAACGGTCATAGTGTTGGTTAATGTAGTAATAGAGACCTACTGCTCGAAAGTAGTACTGTCTTGTCCAAGCAGATTGGTATTCTTTTAACCTATCAAGACTTTCGTAACATATGTGTGCTGCCTCTTTATCACGATTGTATACATGATAAAGCAAGGCGAAAATCTCTTTCATCAAGTGTGATTCAGGCTCGGTTACAAGAAAATTTTCTGATATTGAATCCATTTTTGATTTCGCTAGGACTATGTCTTGTTGGAGGATACGGTAAAATCCTTCATATTCTCGTTGTAGCGTCGGAACTTCATCGGTTTGCAGGATCCATAATTCTTTTGAGATACCAATTTTTTCACAAAGTAACTCAATCATTTCTTGAGCTGGCTCTACCGACTCACTTTCTATCTTTGATAGATAAGAAGTGGAACAAATTCCATCAGCCAATTGTCTTTGCGTAATCCCTTTAGATTGTCTATGGAATTTAATATGATTCCCAATACCCATTTTCCTCCTCCTATCAATTAGAATATTCTAACAACTATAGTACCATATTTAGTTTAATGTGGAACCCTATATTCTAGCCCTTTAGAGGTAATCTGATTATTGGTTATTCATTGACCCTTGCCAAACAATTACATGAATAAATAAAGTTGTAGCTATATACTACAACTTTTCTCTACCTTAATAGTTTTTAAAATTTCGAAGAGTTTGGGATAGCATGTAGCATAATGGTGCCACAGTTAACATTGTACCTACTATTGCAATAATCAATGCAGTTGACGGAATTTCATTCGTTAGTAATCGGTCATTAATTTCTATACCTAATAGGTATAATCCAATACCTGTCCCATCCACCATCGGAATTTCATTCACTAAGGTGAATCCTCTTACAATTAGATAAATACCAATAATTACAATAACATAAGGTGCTAACTTTCCCACAATCCTCATGACAATCCCTCTCCTCTAAAAAGTTAATTAGTTGCTATCTTTTGTAACCTGTTGTAATTCCCAATATAAATCATAGACGTTAATATCTATTGTATGCTTTGAATCATTTGCTTTAAGTTTTTTAATTTTATCCGATCCTTCTAGTGTTTCCTTAATATAATTATGTGAGACGTCTACTAAAAATACATCCTCATGAGAGGATAAGTCATTGAAGGTTGAATCTTTCACATTAATTGTTGCATTAAATGCATATATCCCTTCAACCTCTTGCTTAACCGGTCCATTTGCTAAAGAATGAATCTTTTCCATAGGAATTTGATTATGATCATCCAGTGCAACTGTTAATCCACCTTCACTACCATCTTCAAATACCGTTGCAGCATATATTCTACTTACTTGGATATTATATGTGCTCACAAGTTCAGCAAATTGCTCATAACTAATAGGCTCATTAAGAGTAATAGTAGATTCAACACTTTCATGACCTTGTTTTTCTAATTTTTTATAATAATAAGGCATTTTATTAACGTATTTTTTCAATTCCTTTAGAGATAAATCCTTTGGATCAATCGTAACGTCTGCTTCAATTTCTTTACTGTCTTTTTCCTTATGAGCTAGTAATTTTACTTTACTAGTACTATCAACTAAATCAACTTCTAAGATATGCTCATTTGGTTTCATTTCTCCATCACTTGTTGCTTGAGTGTAAATTGTTGATACACCAAGAACCAATGCTCCGCCTAACATACATGTAACAGCTAATTTTTTCATCTATTTTCCTCCTCCTTATTGCTTATAGTAGTTAGAAGTACCTAACAGTGAATGATACTTCGTTTGATATTCAATTCCCATATTCCAACTCTCATGAGCATTAATCTCCACATATCCATCTCCGGCACAAGCAACAAGGGAATCCATATTACCTCTGTTCGTCCAATCTACGTAGAAAGAATAGGAATTGGTTGTATTAATACTTGTTGAGTATCTAGAAACAACTTCAGCCTCTTCATCATTACCATTTCCATCGTCATCATCAGTATCGAATTTATAGCCAGGATAATTCGATGACATACTGCCTGTAGATGTATCCAACTTATTGCTCATGTCAGTCACATCTAGACCATGATAATAACTATTATTATTGTAATAATTTTTAATAGCCGTAACCTCTGAAGAATTGTACTTTACACTGTAGATTCTTGTTTTAGCAGTGTCATTACATCCTACACCCGCTGCACTAGTAGTATAGTAACTTCCCGATGTTGGAGCATAAGAACCTGCTGGATTTGACCAAGAGCCGTATACAGTCTTCGCAGCTGAAGCAGGGCTTGTCCCAACTCCCAATGCTAAAATACTTGCTGTTACAATGCCTAGAATTTTAGTTTTCTTTCTCATATTTTCCTCCTATATTCCTATTTTTTACGGAAATATTTCCATAATTTATGGTAACACGAGGAAAATATTCTGTGTATTGGGAAACTTCAGATAAAAACCGAGCTTAAAGCGCTATTTCCCCTATGTGTTTCCTAAACTTTCGGGGACGATGAGGATCGGGATGGAGGGACAGGCTCCTTGACCCACTCCGATGGCACATTACCTGATAAAGTGGGCTTTGGGACCTATTCCTCTAATCACAAAAAAACCAAAGGGGATAAACCCTTTGGTTTTAAAATACAGAAGAACAGAGTCAGTGCAAGGCTGGCCTTAGGGACCTTTCCCTATGACCTTACCCATCAACCAACATCCTACTCTTCCTTTTCATAATCAACAATTTATTAAATAGTTTAATCAGGTCACTTCGCTGTTCTTCGCTTAAATTAAAATGAATGCCGTAGTGATATTTCTCATTTTCTTCTTTGATCCACACTGGATTTCCGATTAACGAAATCTCATTGTTTAAGATGGTTGTCGTAAACTTGATGGCCAGGTCTTCTGTAATCGGAAGATTAATAGACGTGGCGAAGCTTAATCCTCCTGGCCCGATATCATGCAGTGGCACCCTTGTTGTACCTAGCTTTACTTTTTTCTTATTCAAACGAACGATTGTCATATCTGCTTCCACGGTATGAGACACATCGACTCGGAAATATTTACGTTTTTCTTCTAGCGCTTTCGCCCATTCTGTTTCTTCTGTTAACAGAATCTCAAAGTCCAAAGCAGGAGCTGGTTCACCATACAGGTAACCTTGCACTTCATGACAGCCCAACTTTTTCAGAAGATGAACTTGTTCTTGGTTTTCAACGCCCTCTGCCACAACTGTATAGTGGAAATGCTTAGCTAAATGCAAAAGTGCTTCAGTAATGGCTGCACTGTCAGATTTCCGTTCTAAACTAGAAATGAATAATCGGTCGAGTTTAATCGTGTGAAATTTATATTTTTGAAGAAGCGTGAGCGAGGAAATGCCCGTACCGAAGTCATCTAGGGCCATCTGTATCCCAAGCTTTTTTAGTGCTATTACAACTGGTTCTATCTCTTCTTCTCTATCAATGAATAAACGTTCTGCTAGTTCAAATTCTAGAAACCTACTATTAATACCATTTTGGTTAATATAAGCTGATACGGTCTCAATAAAATTCTCATGCAATAACTGCTTGAGTGAGATGTTAATCGAAATCTTGAGTAGCTTCTGTCCTACTAACTCCCATTTCCGCAGTTGCTCACATACCGTTTGGATGACCCAATTTCCAATCTCTACACTGTGGCCTGTTTCCTCAGCAAGGGGGAGAAATTCAGCAGGCGAAACGACACCACGTGTTGGATGATTCCAGCGAATCAGTGCCTCTGCTCCTACCATTCGGTTCGTAGAAAGACGAATGATCGGCTCATAATACAGCTCAAATTCTTGATTCCGGATGGCTTGTTGTAACTCACGCTCTATATCAGGAGATAAAAGCTCAAAACTAGTATGTGAATGTGCATGTGTGGAGCTCTTGTCAGTTTCCATTTTTATCACCTTTCTGAAGGACAGAGGGACAGGTTCCTTGACCCACTCACTCTAAACAATCCAGATTTCTTATTCGGTAAGCACTACAGATTTGTCTAACATTCGTACTTTAGACCCATTTTTAGTCACCAAAAAGGAGTGAACAACCGTTGTTCACCCCTTTAACTTGTCATCTTCGGTGACCCGGCTGCCTTAGTCAATCACGTTAGGCCCGTAGCTCTGCGTCCTTATCTTTCAATAAGTTTGCCCTTTTCGGTAAACACCATATATTGTTATTTCTATTATAAGACTAAATGCCTATTTATCCAACTATTTTTGGAAGCATGGGGACGGTTCTCTTGTTTTTTGGGGAAGTAGGTGGAAGCACGGGGACGGTTCTCTTGCTTCCCCCAGCAGAGGAAACCAGGGGAATGCGAACAGATTTAGTACGAAAAGGCTCTAGCTTTTGTGTGATAGCAACGTCTTTTGTTTTGAGTTAGAAGTGTTCTTCTCCCACTCTATGTATTCCGTTCCTTCTCTAACTCAGAGATTCTGGATTCTAATTCAGCAATCTTTCTTTCGAGCGATGCTATAAGAATCATACCTCCTATAAAAAATAGGAACGTTCCAGACCAACTTGTAGATAACGCAATGATACCAGCCATAGCTCCTACACCAATAGCCGGTCCATATTTCATTTGAGTAATAAACTTCATAACGAAACCTCTCCTTCAGCTTACAATAGATGTGCTTATAAACTAGATACTAGTACTAGATTATGAATAGTCGTTCTATCATTTTAGGTGAAATAGTTAACACAAATGCGTTGCAGCCAGTTAAAACAAGATTCATCATTACCCCTTACTCATCAACTTCCTTTTCACATACCGATCAATCATAACAGCTGTTGCCGCAACGACAAAGAACATGATACTGATAACACCACTACTAGTCTCTGAGATTGGCAGAAAATTTTTAAGTAACATCAATATTACAACTGTAAATATAATATGAGTTTTATACTTCGAAATAAGTTGCATGGCCTTACTCCTATTCATAGTATTTATGACTTCCATGTATGTTTAAAACAAGCTATATATCAACTTTACTTAATTCGATTTCACCCTTAGATTGCACTTTTATTTGGGGCTGAGGGACTTGTCCCTCCAACTTAAGGAAGCATGAGAACCGTCCCCATGCTTCCTTCTAATATTCCTCAATTGTCCATGTGTGTTGAAATTCTACAGCACCTTTAAGGGTCTGAGCGACAGGGCAATTTCGTTCAAAAACGGACAAAGCTCTTTCGGCAGCTTCCTTTTTGCCA
Proteins encoded in this region:
- a CDS encoding beta-lactamase family protein; protein product: MCKEYLNHLVESGELPGGVLHVSKQRETVFFEAYGTFSDKHHTKHPIYQDTIFDVASLTKIMVTLPSVLFLTGRRELKLDTTVHSIIPEFPHKELTINQLLQHTSGLPADLLFQDRMQTRDVWNDILHTRLVNKPGEKTLYSDVGMITLGKVIEKIAGMPLHEFAAQTILEPWGLHHTRYLLPEDQKALAASTEWYKDQFIQGEVHDEKAFQLGGVSGSAGLFSTAHDVATFSHYWLYPEKQNVIAPDDMRSATQHRQHNRGLGFEVWSGAGDLLSCGDKWSIGSFGHTGFTGTSLWIDPVHELSVVFLTNAVHFGRDTRIREIRKHLHSLIYSSFIEELNI
- a CDS encoding MurR/RpiR family transcriptional regulator encodes the protein MSREIIFVEESLHTLKPSERKAADYILSYPDEVVNLSIQKLAEKAEVSEATIIRLSKSLKCKGFQELKLKIAYELAKSESANGLYEDIPSDDSIQSFIQSVSQNNIQSIQNTLLVLSEEELEKAVSLISNARIVAVYGIGASAVIAQDFKQKLTRINRWCEAALDRDTQVTISANLTKQDVAFGISYSGQTKDVVESLTVAKENGASIITLTKSGDNPISSLADVRLNTTSLERNVRSGATSSRIAQLNVIDILFLGVTRANQTKNIRALERTRKAVEASKKNV
- a CDS encoding helix-turn-helix transcriptional regulator; this translates as MGIGNHIKFHRQSKGITQRQLADGICSTSYLSKIESESVEPAQEMIELLCEKIGISKELWILQTDEVPTLQREYEGFYRILQQDIVLAKSKMDSISENFLVTEPESHLMKEIFALLYHVYNRDKEAAHICYESLDRLKEYQSAWTRQYYFRAVGLYYYINQHYDRSIEAYKKAEKYTPNHDLGEVYYHLALAYSQIENVGTSIYYLKKALDIFLVKMDYDKVTNCNLLLGINHRKLKEYTQAKENYTSILNHLAGKKAERLKAKIYHNLGLVFSEEGDSIQAIEYYLKSLEFRKDPATQLITVYVLASEYEKTHQLEKALEYFEIGEKYAQSLEDDEYQIMFKVLAFKLRRQIDTVEFEEYMLQVAIPFFEKRKEYYTFSHYINLLTSYYENSRQYKNAYLLLRKLLPEQRGMLV
- a CDS encoding EAL domain-containing protein, translated to METDKSSTHAHSHTSFELLSPDIERELQQAIRNQEFELYYEPIIRLSTNRMVGAEALIRWNHPTRGVVSPAEFLPLAEETGHSVEIGNWVIQTVCEQLRKWELVGQKLLKISINISLKQLLHENFIETVSAYINQNGINSRFLEFELAERLFIDREEEIEPVVIALKKLGIQMALDDFGTGISSLTLLQKYKFHTIKLDRLFISSLERKSDSAAITEALLHLAKHFHYTVVAEGVENQEQVHLLKKLGCHEVQGYLYGEPAPALDFEILLTEETEWAKALEEKRKYFRVDVSHTVEADMTIVRLNKKKVKLGTTRVPLHDIGPGGLSFATSINLPITEDLAIKFTTTILNNEISLIGNPVWIKEENEKYHYGIHFNLSEEQRSDLIKLFNKLLIMKRKSRMLVDG